The Fusarium oxysporum f. sp. lycopersici 4287 supercont2.98 genomic scaffold, whole genome shotgun sequence genome includes the window TCACATCAAGACGTGAATTTCAGCGAGCTGTATTCCGTATGGTTAAACCGTATGGATAAACAGACATATGATATTCATTATGCGGGATTTGCATTACGGCCTGACACAGTCGGGACTAAGCTTGAAGAACAGCTGATGATGAAAGTGCTGCAGTTCTTTAAGTCAGCAGTCAATCCTGCTGACTACATCAATATTGTTCGAGAATTTAACCACTTCCGAGCACAATCGGGCGGCCGGTTTGCTGCAGGAGGCTTAGTCTATTCAAAAGAATGGACTCCATTAGATGCTTGGATGCTTCTTGATAACCAAGGCAGCAAGCTGGCTGCACTTGCAGTCCGGATCTTTGGAACCATAGCCAATTCAGTTCCCTCAGAGAGATCATTCTCGGCAGTTAACTTCCTCCACAGCAAGGCACGCAACAGACTCACACCAGCCAACGCTGACAAGTTGGCGTTCATCTACATGAACGAACGGGTGCTAGAGAGGATAACGCAGTCTCAGAATCAACCTCTTGATCATCGCAATGATCATTCTACGGTGGTCAGCTGGGAAGATTTGACAGAAGACGGTTGGCTTACACTCGAAGATACGTATATGGAAATTCATTGCGCATCAAATCTGGAAGTTGACGCTGTTGTCGGCGAGTTCACTCACCAACCCGCCTCCGACGGAGAAGAGACAGTGGTGGACACACTTGAGGTCGAAGATGGGTCAGAGAGCGAAGGAGCGGGGGAAAAATTGACCTAATTTTGCTTGGTTGTTTGTATGATATGGCCCATGGGCAGCTTCATAAATGGGTCGTAATATTGCAATAAAAAGCGCGCTTTTTATTAGGAATAAAATGCTGCTTCGTTATAATAAAAAGCAGCTTAATACACATGTGTATTATGCACGTGCCCATCCCTATACAGCAGGCGGGTATGCTTACCAGGCAGAGCTGAGTCAACCTTTCTAGAATGCCTCCCAACTCCATCTGGT containing:
- a CDS encoding uncharacterized protein (At least one base has a quality score < 10); the protein is MDKQTYDIHYAGFALRPDTVGTKLEEQLMMKVLQFFKSAVNPADYINIVREFNHFRAQSGGRFAAGGLVYSKEWTPLDAWMLLDNQGSKLAALAVRIFGTIANSVPSERSFSAVNFLHSKARNRLTPANADKLAFIYMNERVLERITQSQNQPLDHRNDHSTVVSWEDLTEDGWLTLEDTYMEIHCASNLEVDAVVGEFTHQPASDGEETVVDTLEVEDGSESEGAGEKLT